Proteins from one Vicinamibacterales bacterium genomic window:
- the glmM gene encoding phosphoglucosamine mutase, with protein MKLFGTDGIRGKAGVAPLEPATVARVGAALVRSLMDGPSPHRFVIGRDTRESGEWIEQELARGLTSEGATVVSAGVVPTPAIAYLARTEGFDAGLVISASHNPYEDNGIKVFGGSGVKLTAALEASVEALVADRSWSVGAAPGVIDRQDLTGHYLAHLEQIMDDAGPLAGSPIVVDCANGATAGIAPAFLSSLGFDVRPIGVTPDGRNINLDCGSTHLAGLAREVVASGARLGIAFDGDGDRALFVDASGAVVDGDAVLLIAALHLKQEGRLPGNAVVSTVMSNIGLELALRDRGISLVRTAVGDKYVMEEMVKRGYALGGEQSGHIIFADHLFTGDGLATALNVLRIMAQSGKELAELAGPLVTYPQVLVNVRVKQKTDYLEVPAIAATVRRVEDGLSGHGRLLVRYSGTEPLLRIMLEGKDQAEIRTWADEIAAVVKEHLA; from the coding sequence ATGAAACTGTTCGGAACTGATGGCATTCGAGGCAAGGCCGGCGTGGCGCCGCTGGAGCCGGCGACGGTCGCCCGTGTCGGCGCGGCGTTGGTCCGGTCGCTGATGGACGGGCCATCGCCGCATCGATTCGTGATCGGGCGCGACACGCGCGAGTCGGGCGAATGGATCGAGCAGGAGCTGGCCCGCGGGCTGACCAGCGAGGGGGCCACGGTGGTGAGTGCCGGCGTGGTGCCGACCCCCGCCATCGCCTACCTCGCGCGCACCGAAGGCTTCGACGCCGGCCTGGTGATCTCCGCCTCGCACAATCCCTACGAAGATAACGGCATCAAGGTGTTCGGCGGCTCCGGCGTCAAGCTCACCGCCGCGCTCGAGGCCTCGGTGGAGGCGCTGGTGGCCGATCGGTCCTGGAGCGTCGGCGCCGCGCCTGGCGTGATCGACCGGCAGGACCTGACGGGCCATTACCTCGCGCATCTCGAACAGATCATGGATGACGCCGGGCCGCTCGCCGGCTCGCCCATCGTGGTGGACTGCGCGAATGGCGCCACCGCCGGCATCGCCCCCGCCTTCCTGTCGTCGCTCGGGTTCGACGTCCGGCCCATCGGCGTGACGCCGGATGGCCGCAACATCAACCTCGATTGCGGGTCCACGCACCTCGCCGGGTTGGCCCGCGAAGTGGTGGCGTCGGGCGCCCGCCTCGGCATCGCGTTTGACGGCGACGGCGACCGCGCGTTGTTCGTGGATGCCTCGGGCGCGGTGGTGGACGGCGACGCGGTGCTGCTGATCGCGGCGTTGCACCTGAAGCAGGAGGGCCGGTTGCCCGGCAACGCCGTGGTGTCCACGGTGATGAGCAACATCGGGCTCGAGCTGGCGCTTCGCGATCGCGGCATCAGCCTGGTGCGGACGGCGGTGGGCGACAAGTACGTGATGGAAGAGATGGTCAAGCGCGGCTACGCCCTCGGCGGCGAACAGTCGGGCCACATCATCTTCGCGGATCACCTGTTCACCGGCGATGGGTTGGCCACGGCGCTGAACGTGCTGCGGATCATGGCGCAGTCGGGCAAGGAGCTGGCCGAACTGGCCGGCCCGCTGGTCACCTATCCGCAGGTCTTGGTCAACGTGCGCGTGAAGCAGAAGACCGACTACCTGGAGGTGCCGGCGATTGCCGCCACGGTCAGGCGCGTGGAAGACGGACTGTCGGGCCACGGCCGGTTGCTGGTCCGCTATTCGGGCACCGAGCCGCTGCTGCGCATCATGCTCGAGGGCAAGGACCAGGCCGAGATTCGGACGTGGGCGGATGAGATCGCGGCGGTCGTAAAGGAGCACCTTGCCTAA
- a CDS encoding pyridoxine 5'-phosphate synthase, producing MPKLSVNVNKVATVRNSRGGSLPSVIEAVRTCIDAGAPGITVHPRADARHITTADVHDIAAELAPLKGRVEFNIEGDPRPDLIDLVLAVKPDQCTLVPVAPGEITSQAGWPADTPQDVLAGVIGAMTAAGVRVSLFVDPEPAAIRWAKAMGADRVELYTEPFARAFERGPAAADASFAHYVEASTLAFELGVGVNAGHDLDLKNLTLFRTLPHLDEVSIGHALISRAIFVGLNRVVREYLAALNG from the coding sequence TTGCCTAAGCTCTCGGTCAACGTCAACAAGGTGGCGACCGTGCGCAACTCGCGCGGCGGCAGCCTGCCGTCGGTGATCGAGGCGGTGCGCACGTGCATCGACGCCGGCGCGCCCGGCATCACCGTGCATCCGCGCGCCGACGCCCGGCACATCACGACCGCCGATGTTCACGACATTGCCGCGGAGCTGGCGCCGCTCAAGGGTCGCGTCGAGTTCAACATCGAAGGCGATCCGCGGCCCGATCTCATCGACCTGGTGCTGGCGGTGAAGCCGGACCAGTGCACGCTGGTGCCGGTGGCCCCGGGCGAGATCACGAGCCAGGCCGGTTGGCCCGCGGATACGCCGCAGGACGTGCTGGCCGGTGTGATCGGCGCGATGACGGCGGCGGGCGTCCGCGTCAGCCTGTTCGTGGACCCCGAGCCGGCCGCCATTCGCTGGGCCAAGGCCATGGGCGCCGATCGCGTCGAGTTGTACACGGAGCCGTTCGCCCGCGCCTTCGAGCGCGGCCCGGCGGCCGCGGACGCGAGCTTCGCGCACTACGTGGAAGCGTCCACGCTCGCGTTCGAGCTCGGCGTCGGCGTCAATGCCGGGCACGATCTCGACCTGAAGAACCTCACGCTGTTCCGCACGCTGCCGCACCTGGACGAAGTGTCCATTGGCCACGCCCTCATCAGCCGGGCGATCTTCGTCGGCCTCAACCGCGTGGTCAGAGAATATCTGGCGGCACTGAATGGCTGA
- a CDS encoding alpha/beta fold hydrolase, translated as MADVASGFLTAVASAKVVSRTIAIALAAMALLAPPADASGRAVTIASLDGVTLAGELYEASSRPAPAVVLVHMFTRSKADWGSLPDKIQDAGITALTIDLRGHGGSSGSPQSLADMVQDVRAAAQWLAARPGVRPGSIGLVGASLGASLSLLAAPDLPAVRAIALLSPSLDYRGLRTDVNLVKRIGGRALWLAASAEDPLALRTLRDFAAEPSGPREQMISNAVAHGTALLERDADVGRALVDWLRRSLLS; from the coding sequence ATGGCTGATGTGGCGTCCGGCTTCTTGACCGCCGTAGCCTCGGCGAAGGTGGTTAGCCGGACCATTGCCATCGCACTCGCGGCCATGGCGCTGCTCGCGCCGCCCGCCGACGCCTCCGGCCGCGCCGTCACGATCGCCTCCCTCGACGGCGTCACCCTCGCCGGCGAACTCTACGAAGCCTCATCGCGCCCGGCGCCGGCCGTGGTGCTCGTGCACATGTTCACGCGCAGCAAGGCCGATTGGGGCAGCCTTCCCGACAAGATCCAGGACGCCGGTATTACCGCGCTGACCATCGATCTGCGCGGCCACGGCGGGTCGTCCGGCTCCCCCCAGAGCCTCGCCGACATGGTGCAGGACGTGCGTGCGGCGGCGCAGTGGCTGGCGGCCCGGCCGGGCGTGCGGCCCGGGTCCATCGGCCTGGTGGGCGCGTCGCTCGGCGCCAGCCTGTCGCTGCTGGCGGCCCCCGACCTGCCGGCGGTTCGGGCGATCGCGCTGCTGTCGCCGTCCCTCGACTATCGCGGCCTGCGCACCGACGTGAACCTGGTAAAGCGGATTGGCGGCCGCGCCCTGTGGCTGGCCGCCAGCGCCGAGGACCCGCTGGCGTTGCGGACCCTGCGTGACTTTGCGGCCGAGCCATCGGGACCGCGCGAACAAATGATTTCGAATGCGGTCGCCCACGGCACGGCCCTCCTGGAGCGCGACGCCGACGTCGGCCGCGCGCTGGTGGACTGGCTACGGCGCTCGTTGCTATCCTGA
- a CDS encoding tetratricopeptide repeat protein produces MRADAIVFAVAGSLFGLIIGWVLGTQNAAGRAPAAPVAQAAPAAAGAPGAQAPPPLDPARVQALQVVAEKDPKNIESRVQLGNLFFDAEQYSQSISWYEQALALNPADANVSTDLGVAYYYTNQPDRALAQFDKSLAADPKHIKTLLNVGIVRAFGKSDMAGAAKAWEQVVAISPDSPEGLAAKKGLEGVKNTTAGTAGK; encoded by the coding sequence ATGAGAGCGGATGCAATCGTCTTCGCCGTTGCCGGATCGCTGTTCGGCCTGATCATCGGTTGGGTGCTGGGCACCCAGAATGCGGCCGGCAGGGCGCCAGCCGCGCCGGTGGCCCAGGCGGCCCCGGCTGCGGCCGGGGCGCCGGGGGCCCAGGCGCCGCCCCCGCTGGACCCGGCCCGCGTGCAGGCATTGCAGGTGGTCGCCGAGAAGGACCCGAAGAACATCGAGTCGCGCGTGCAGCTCGGCAACCTCTTCTTCGACGCCGAGCAGTATTCCCAGTCCATCTCGTGGTACGAACAGGCCCTCGCGCTCAATCCCGCCGACGCCAACGTGTCGACCGACCTGGGCGTGGCGTACTACTACACGAACCAGCCCGACCGTGCCCTGGCGCAGTTCGACAAGTCGCTGGCCGCCGATCCCAAGCACATCAAGACGCTGTTGAACGTCGGCATCGTCCGCGCGTTCGGCAAGAGCGACATGGCCGGCGCCGCGAAGGCGTGGGAGCAGGTGGTGGCGATCTCGCCGGACTCGCCGGAAGGACTGGCCGCCAAGAAGGGGCTCGAGGGCGTGAAGAACACCACGGCCGGCACCGCGGGAAAGTAG
- a CDS encoding class II aldolase/adducin family protein codes for MNAEEQARADIVEVGRRLWQRGFVASNDGNISVRLDENRLITTPKSVSKGFMTPDMMVITDLNGTRIAGEREPSSELKMHLEVYRNRPDARAVVHAHPPTATGFAVAGIALDRAVLAEVITTLGSIPIAEYATPSTEELPAAVRKYVKAHDGLLLANHGALALAGDVMSAYYRMETIEHFAKISLVARTLGRENVLSRGEVDRLQGLRGMYGIASPAPICTDESNPTTGGQLDCQVVQAPQSDERLVLHGLQAPPTGTDGEIRLTYRELTALIEDAVRQLK; via the coding sequence ATGAACGCCGAAGAGCAGGCCCGCGCCGACATCGTGGAGGTGGGCCGCCGCCTCTGGCAGCGCGGCTTTGTTGCCTCCAACGACGGCAACATCAGCGTTCGCCTCGACGAAAACCGGCTGATCACCACGCCAAAGAGCGTGTCGAAGGGCTTCATGACCCCCGACATGATGGTGATCACCGACCTCAACGGCACGCGGATCGCCGGCGAGCGCGAGCCCTCGTCGGAACTGAAGATGCACCTTGAGGTGTATCGCAATCGCCCGGACGCCCGCGCGGTCGTGCACGCGCATCCGCCGACCGCCACCGGGTTTGCCGTGGCCGGCATCGCGCTCGATCGCGCCGTGCTGGCGGAGGTGATCACCACGCTCGGCAGCATCCCCATCGCCGAGTACGCCACGCCGTCCACCGAGGAACTGCCCGCCGCCGTCCGGAAATACGTCAAGGCCCACGATGGCCTGCTGCTGGCCAATCATGGCGCCCTCGCGCTCGCCGGCGACGTGATGTCGGCGTACTATCGGATGGAGACCATCGAGCACTTCGCGAAGATCAGCCTGGTGGCGCGGACGCTGGGGCGCGAAAACGTGCTGTCGCGCGGCGAGGTGGACCGCCTGCAGGGCTTGCGCGGCATGTACGGCATCGCCTCGCCGGCGCCCATCTGCACCGACGAATCCAATCCGACGACGGGAGGGCAGTTGGACTGCCAGGTGGTTCAGGCGCCGCAGTCGGACGAGCGGCTCGTGCTCCATGGCCTGCAGGCGCCGCCAACCGGCACGGACGGGGAAATTCGGCTAACATACCGCGAGCTGACCGCCCTGATTGAGGACGCGGTCCGGCAACTCAAGTAA
- the eutM gene encoding ethanolamine utilization microcompartment protein EutM has translation MGEALGMIETKGLVAMIEAADAMVKAAKVTLVGWEKIGAGYVTAIVRGDVAAVKAATDAGAAAARRVGELVSVHVIPRPHANLEDVLPIGKAHTKA, from the coding sequence ATGGGTGAAGCACTCGGCATGATCGAAACCAAGGGTCTGGTCGCGATGATCGAAGCGGCCGACGCCATGGTGAAGGCTGCCAAAGTGACGCTGGTCGGCTGGGAAAAGATCGGCGCCGGCTACGTGACCGCGATCGTCCGCGGCGACGTCGCGGCGGTCAAGGCGGCGACCGACGCCGGCGCCGCCGCCGCGCGCCGCGTCGGCGAGCTGGTCTCGGTGCACGTCATTCCCCGGCCGCACGCAAACCTGGAAGACGTCCTGCCCATCGGCAAGGCCCACACCAAGGCGTAG
- a CDS encoding EutN/CcmL family microcompartment protein → MLLARIVGTVVATRKDPRLVSSKLLLARAVDPKGKAEGNYLVAIDTVDAGVGETVLIVSGSSARLASGLKDVPVDAAVVGIVDAVDVAE, encoded by the coding sequence ATGCTCCTGGCCCGTATCGTCGGCACCGTAGTCGCCACCCGGAAGGATCCGCGCCTGGTCAGCAGCAAGCTGCTGCTGGCCCGCGCCGTGGATCCCAAGGGCAAGGCCGAGGGCAACTACCTCGTGGCCATCGACACCGTGGACGCCGGCGTTGGCGAAACCGTGCTCATCGTCAGCGGCAGTTCCGCGCGCCTGGCCTCGGGCTTGAAAGACGTGCCGGTGGATGCCGCGGTGGTCGGCATCGTTGACGCGGTGGACGTCGCCGAGTAG
- a CDS encoding EutN/CcmL family microcompartment protein, producing MQLARVIGDVVATRKDPGFHSTTLLLLQPISADGKNVGRPLVAVDSVGAGVGETVFFVRGKEASFPFHPTEMPADAGIVGIVDHWSTGNT from the coding sequence ATGCAGCTTGCCCGCGTAATCGGGGACGTCGTCGCCACCCGCAAGGACCCCGGCTTCCACAGCACCACGCTCCTCCTCCTGCAACCCATCTCCGCTGACGGCAAGAACGTCGGCCGCCCGCTCGTGGCCGTTGACTCGGTGGGCGCCGGCGTCGGCGAAACGGTGTTTTTCGTCCGCGGCAAGGAAGCCAGCTTTCCGTTTCATCCCACCGAGATGCCCGCCGACGCCGGCATTGTCGGCATCGTTGATCACTGGTCGACGGGCAACACATGA
- a CDS encoding EutN/CcmL family microcompartment protein encodes MILARVVGSVVATQKRPQFEGAKLMLVQPETPQGVAIGATLLAIDSVGAGVNERVIVVLEGRAAGEALGRKLSPVDAAIVGIVDQLEFVE; translated from the coding sequence ATGATCCTCGCGCGCGTCGTCGGATCGGTCGTCGCCACCCAGAAGCGCCCGCAGTTCGAGGGCGCGAAGCTGATGCTGGTGCAGCCGGAAACGCCGCAGGGCGTGGCCATCGGCGCGACGCTGCTGGCCATTGATTCGGTGGGCGCGGGCGTCAACGAACGCGTGATTGTCGTGCTGGAAGGCCGCGCCGCCGGCGAGGCGCTGGGCCGCAAGCTCTCGCCCGTGGACGCGGCGATTGTGGGCATCGTCGATCAGCTGGAGTTCGTCGAATGA
- a CDS encoding D-glycerate dehydrogenase: MKPTVLVTRRLPSSVIARLEEACAVDLHTGGTAISREALLQRVAGKHALICLLTDTVDAAVVDAAGPQLKVVANVAVGYNNIDVPACRARGVAVTNTPDVLTNACADFTWALILAITRRLGEGERVVRAGAWAGWALDYMLGMELRGKQLGLVGLGRIGRAVADKAPAFGMTVAYATRTPADLPGATHMPLDRLLATSDVVSLHCPMTPETRHLIDQKALTKMKRSAYLINTSRGPVVDEGALAWALTERLIAGAALDVYEKEPEIHPGLMTLENVLLIPHLASATTETRTGMADLAVSNAIAVLNGQPPLTPVA, from the coding sequence TTGAAACCAACCGTTCTCGTCACCAGAAGACTGCCATCCTCGGTCATCGCCCGCCTTGAAGAGGCGTGCGCTGTCGATCTCCACACCGGCGGCACGGCGATCTCCCGCGAAGCGTTGTTGCAGCGCGTCGCCGGCAAGCACGCGTTGATCTGTCTGCTTACCGACACCGTGGACGCCGCCGTGGTCGACGCGGCCGGGCCGCAACTGAAGGTGGTGGCCAATGTTGCGGTGGGCTACAACAACATCGACGTGCCCGCCTGCCGCGCGCGCGGCGTGGCGGTGACCAACACGCCGGATGTGCTGACCAACGCCTGCGCCGACTTCACGTGGGCGCTGATTCTCGCGATCACGCGCCGGCTGGGCGAGGGTGAGCGGGTGGTGCGCGCCGGCGCGTGGGCCGGCTGGGCGCTCGACTACATGCTGGGCATGGAGCTGCGCGGCAAGCAGCTCGGCCTCGTCGGCCTCGGCCGCATCGGCCGCGCGGTGGCCGACAAGGCGCCGGCATTCGGCATGACCGTGGCGTATGCCACGCGCACGCCGGCCGATCTGCCCGGCGCCACCCACATGCCCCTCGATCGCCTGCTGGCGACGTCGGACGTGGTGTCGCTGCATTGCCCGATGACGCCGGAGACCAGGCACCTCATCGACCAGAAGGCGCTGACCAAGATGAAGCGGTCGGCCTACCTGATCAACACCTCGCGTGGCCCCGTCGTTGACGAGGGCGCGCTGGCGTGGGCGCTCACGGAGCGGCTGATCGCCGGGGCCGCGCTCGACGTCTACGAGAAGGAGCCCGAGATACACCCGGGCCTGATGACGCTGGAGAACGTGCTGCTGATCCCCCACCTGGCAAGCGCGACCACCGAGACCAGGACCGGCATGGCCGACCTGGCGGTGTCGAACGCCATCGCCGTGCTCAACGGCCAGCCGCCGCTCACCCCGGTGGCGTAA
- the nth gene encoding endonuclease III, whose amino-acid sequence MKRTVSGAVFSKSIPSTRAANEAAVERVMRTLARKIDGMELPAVEKISQSQQEDPFQILISTLLSARTQDATTLAASTRLFKKAPTPEAVAALTVKKIEKLIYPVSFYRNKAEFVKQTSKTLVAKFGGRVPATLEELVTLPGVGRKTANLVMILAFQSQRHICVDIHVHRISNRLGWVQTREPEETERALYRAIEDRWWPVINLYLVTWGQNVCRPVYPRCGECAIISECRRVGVGRVGKSKDLRKE is encoded by the coding sequence ATGAAGCGCACCGTAAGCGGTGCCGTTTTCTCCAAGAGCATCCCCTCGACGCGTGCCGCGAACGAGGCCGCCGTCGAACGGGTGATGCGGACGCTGGCGCGCAAGATCGACGGCATGGAGCTGCCGGCCGTCGAGAAGATCTCGCAGAGCCAGCAGGAGGATCCTTTCCAGATCCTGATCTCGACGCTGCTGTCGGCGCGCACGCAGGACGCGACGACGCTGGCCGCGTCGACGCGGCTGTTCAAGAAGGCGCCGACCCCCGAGGCGGTGGCCGCGCTCACCGTGAAGAAGATCGAGAAGCTGATCTACCCGGTGAGTTTCTACCGCAACAAGGCCGAGTTCGTGAAGCAGACCAGTAAGACGCTGGTGGCGAAGTTCGGCGGCCGCGTGCCGGCGACGCTCGAAGAGCTGGTCACGCTGCCGGGCGTGGGGCGCAAGACGGCCAACCTGGTGATGATCCTGGCCTTCCAGAGCCAGCGACACATTTGCGTGGACATCCATGTCCACCGGATCTCGAACCGGCTCGGTTGGGTGCAGACCAGGGAGCCCGAGGAGACCGAGCGGGCGCTGTATCGGGCCATCGAAGACCGGTGGTGGCCGGTCATCAACCTCTACCTGGTCACCTGGGGGCAGAACGTCTGCCGCCCGGTGTATCCTCGTTGTGGCGAATGCGCCATCATCTCTGAGTGCCGGCGCGTCGGTGTCGGGCGCGTGGGCAAATCCAAAGACCTGCGGAAGGAGTGA
- a CDS encoding peptidylprolyl isomerase has translation MSVRILTFVLASVLAGVVASAAQPAPAKPAPAKTPAPAAKPGQTSPGAGPVIVVETEKGTFEFETYPNEAPKTVAHIIGLVNKRFYNGQRVHRVVPGFVIQMGDPATRDMTKQAMWGTGGSGTPIGAAEISKTRTHVRGAVAMAHAGDASKADSQFYVTLADVHRLDSDYTVFGKIISGMDVVMKIAQTDRIVRVTVRGAK, from the coding sequence ATGTCCGTGCGGATTCTGACGTTCGTTCTCGCAAGTGTTCTCGCGGGTGTCGTGGCATCGGCGGCCCAGCCCGCGCCGGCCAAGCCCGCGCCGGCCAAGACCCCGGCGCCCGCCGCCAAGCCGGGCCAGACCTCGCCCGGCGCCGGCCCCGTGATCGTGGTGGAAACCGAGAAGGGCACCTTCGAGTTCGAAACCTATCCGAACGAAGCGCCGAAGACCGTCGCGCACATCATCGGGCTGGTCAACAAGCGCTTCTACAACGGCCAGCGCGTGCATCGCGTGGTGCCGGGCTTCGTGATCCAGATGGGCGACCCGGCCACGCGCGACATGACGAAGCAGGCCATGTGGGGCACCGGCGGCAGCGGCACACCGATCGGCGCGGCGGAGATCTCGAAGACGCGCACGCATGTCCGCGGCGCCGTGGCGATGGCGCACGCTGGCGATGCGTCGAAGGCCGACAGCCAGTTCTACGTGACGCTGGCCGACGTGCATCGCCTCGACAGCGACTACACCGTGTTCGGCAAGATCATTTCGGGCATGGACGTGGTGATGAAGATCGCCCAGACCGATCGCATCGTCAGAGTAACCGTGCGCGGGGCAAAGTAG
- a CDS encoding DUF72 domain-containing protein, whose amino-acid sequence MDLRVGTSGWNYPTGRGTWNGIFYPLPEDRQRGFDELSFYAERFNAVEVNSTFYGQPRANVALGWARRTPAHFEFAVKLYQKFTHPGMTTDATAISQADVDAFRGGIDPLAAAGKLGPVLAQFPPSFHHSTEAVAYLDWLLRTFSAYTLAVELRHASWSDAAAETRALLRSHRAAWVQIDEPKFDSSIRQDLSAADGDVFYMRLHGRNAAQWWEHDQAEDRYNYLYSAQELEPIAEKVRQARQTAKKAYLFLNNHFSAQAVANATTLKKMLDEPVTAAMPAELVERFPDLAGLVATLPRARLL is encoded by the coding sequence ATGGACTTGCGCGTGGGGACATCCGGCTGGAATTACCCCACGGGCCGGGGCACGTGGAACGGCATCTTCTATCCGCTGCCAGAAGACCGCCAGCGCGGCTTCGACGAGCTCAGCTTCTACGCCGAGCGCTTCAACGCCGTTGAGGTGAACAGCACCTTCTACGGTCAGCCCCGCGCCAACGTCGCGCTCGGATGGGCCCGCCGCACGCCCGCCCACTTCGAGTTCGCCGTGAAGCTGTACCAGAAGTTCACGCACCCGGGCATGACCACGGATGCCACGGCCATTTCACAGGCCGACGTCGATGCCTTCAGGGGCGGCATCGACCCGCTCGCCGCGGCCGGCAAGCTGGGGCCTGTCCTGGCGCAGTTCCCGCCAAGCTTTCATCACTCGACCGAGGCCGTCGCCTACCTGGACTGGCTGCTGCGCACCTTTTCGGCCTACACCCTGGCGGTGGAACTGCGGCACGCGTCGTGGAGCGATGCCGCGGCGGAAACGCGCGCACTGCTCCGATCGCACCGCGCCGCCTGGGTGCAGATCGACGAGCCCAAGTTCGACTCCTCGATCCGCCAGGATCTCTCCGCCGCCGACGGCGATGTGTTCTACATGCGCCTCCACGGCCGGAACGCGGCGCAATGGTGGGAGCACGACCAGGCGGAAGACCGCTACAACTACCTCTACTCCGCGCAAGAACTCGAACCGATTGCCGAGAAGGTGCGGCAGGCGCGGCAGACCGCGAAGAAAGCCTACCTGTTCCTGAACAACCACTTTTCCGCGCAGGCCGTCGCCAACGCCACCACGCTCAAGAAGATGCTGGACGAGCCGGTGACGGCGGCGATGCCGGCCGAGCTCGTCGAGCGGTTTCCTGACCTCGCCGGCCTCGTCGCTACTTTGCCCCGCGCACGGTTACTCTGA
- a CDS encoding radical SAM protein: MLTINEIFHSIQGESTHAGRPCVFVRLTACDLRCRWCDTSYAFHEGRKMSVADVVADVVARACPVVEVTGGEPLLQPDVYPLMQRLLEAGKTVLVETGGHRSIAQVPAGVIRIMDVKCPGSGESEQNDWSNLALLTPSDEVKFVIADRADYEFARGVVAREKLTGRVAAVLFSPVHGELDAKQLAEWVIADRLEVRVQLQVHKYIWSPQTRGV, encoded by the coding sequence ATGCTGACGATCAACGAAATATTCCACTCCATCCAGGGGGAGTCCACCCACGCGGGGCGGCCGTGCGTGTTCGTGCGCCTGACGGCCTGCGACCTGCGCTGCCGCTGGTGCGACACGTCGTACGCCTTCCACGAGGGCCGCAAGATGAGCGTGGCCGACGTGGTCGCCGACGTGGTGGCGCGCGCCTGCCCGGTGGTGGAAGTGACGGGCGGCGAGCCGCTCCTGCAGCCCGACGTGTATCCGTTGATGCAGCGGCTGCTCGAGGCCGGCAAGACCGTGCTCGTCGAGACCGGCGGACATCGCAGCATCGCCCAGGTTCCGGCCGGCGTCATCCGCATCATGGATGTGAAGTGCCCCGGCTCGGGCGAGTCGGAACAGAACGACTGGTCGAACCTCGCCCTCCTGACGCCGTCCGACGAGGTGAAATTCGTGATCGCGGATCGCGCCGACTACGAGTTCGCGCGGGGTGTGGTGGCGCGAGAGAAGCTGACCGGGCGGGTCGCCGCCGTGTTGTTCTCCCCGGTGCACGGGGAGCTGGATGCGAAGCAGCTGGCCGAATGGGTGATCGCGGACCGTCTCGAGGTCCGCGTCCAGTTGCAGGTGCACAAGTACATCTGGAGCCCGCAAACGCGTGGCGTCTGA
- the queC gene encoding 7-cyano-7-deazaguanine synthase QueC, producing MARQSRESATAAAGPRAVVLLSGGLDSYTAAAVARRDGFALSALSINYGQRHARELAAARVVAQALGVERHLELALDLSQIGGSSLTSSAIDVPKDHPIDPNEIPNTYVPARNTIFLSLALGWAEVLGAADLVIGVNALDYSGYPDCRPEFIRAFEQLARLATKAGVEGRPLTVHTPLISLSKADIIRLGLSLGLDYGLTHSCYDPAASGHPCGHCDSCRLRAAGFAEAGATDPLIR from the coding sequence TTGGCCCGCCAGAGCCGCGAGTCGGCGACGGCGGCAGCCGGACCTCGGGCCGTCGTCCTGCTGAGCGGCGGGCTCGATTCGTACACCGCCGCCGCCGTCGCCCGGCGCGACGGCTTCGCGCTGTCTGCCCTCAGCATCAATTACGGCCAGCGCCATGCCCGCGAGCTGGCCGCCGCGCGGGTCGTCGCCCAGGCCCTCGGCGTCGAGCGTCACCTGGAGCTGGCGCTCGACCTCTCGCAGATTGGCGGGTCGTCGCTGACCTCATCGGCGATCGACGTGCCCAAGGACCACCCGATCGACCCGAACGAGATCCCCAACACCTACGTGCCGGCGCGCAACACCATCTTCCTCTCCCTCGCCCTCGGCTGGGCGGAGGTCCTCGGTGCCGCCGACCTTGTGATCGGCGTGAACGCGCTGGATTATTCCGGGTATCCCGATTGCCGTCCGGAGTTCATCCGGGCCTTCGAGCAGCTCGCCCGCCTCGCCACCAAGGCCGGGGTCGAGGGTCGGCCGCTGACCGTCCACACGCCGCTGATCAGCCTGTCGAAGGCCGACATCATCCGGCTGGGGCTGTCGCTGGGCCTCGATTACGGGCTGACGCACAGTTGCTATGACCCCGCCGCGTCCGGCCACCCGTGCGGGCACTGCGACAGCTGCCGCCTGCGCGCCGCGGGGTTCGCAGAGGCTGGTGCAACCGATCCGCTGATCCGCTGA